In the Leptolyngbya sp. FACHB-261 genome, one interval contains:
- a CDS encoding Uma2 family endonuclease, with amino-acid sequence MVQSPSKALTLQEFLELPETKPASEYINGEIIQKPMPQGQHSTIQGELIIAINAITKPSKVARAFPELRCTFAGRSIVPDVAVFLWNRIPRNENGGIANLFALAPDWMIEILSPDQSQTKVTAKLLHSLKHETQLGWLIDPAEQAVLVYFPDKPPELFDKPEQALPVPSFASELQLTVGTLFGWLLE; translated from the coding sequence ATGGTACAGAGCCCTTCCAAAGCCTTGACTCTGCAAGAGTTTCTGGAGCTACCAGAAACTAAGCCTGCCAGCGAGTATATTAACGGCGAGATCATTCAAAAGCCGATGCCGCAAGGACAGCACAGCACAATTCAAGGCGAACTAATTATTGCCATCAACGCAATTACCAAGCCTTCAAAAGTCGCCCGAGCCTTTCCAGAACTGCGCTGTACCTTTGCTGGTCGCTCAATTGTGCCTGATGTCGCTGTCTTCCTATGGAACCGGATCCCTCGCAACGAAAACGGAGGCATCGCCAACCTATTCGCACTAGCACCAGACTGGATGATTGAAATCCTGTCACCCGACCAAAGCCAAACCAAAGTCACAGCCAAACTCTTGCACAGCTTGAAACACGAGACTCAACTGGGCTGGTTAATCGATCCCGCAGAGCAAGCTGTATTGGTCTACTTCCCAGACAAACCACCCGAGTTATTTGACAAACCCGAACAGGCCCTTCCCGTACCATCCTTCGCCAGTGAGTTACAGCTCACAGTAGGAACATTATTCGGTTGGCTCTTGGAGTGA
- a CDS encoding Uma2 family endonuclease — MPTTYKWTIERYHRAIDAGLFDDQPVELLRGDIIVMPPEGEPHAYYNSEVGDYLRALLGNRVKIREAHPITLPNDSEPAPDLAIVKPLGAVYLEHHPYPDDIFWLIEFSNTTLSKDLNEKKAVYAEAGIAEYWVVNLKDGELNVFRDLDNSYYTAEQTFKTGVVSPLAFQDVQIQVQRLMNPYR, encoded by the coding sequence ATGCCCACCACCTACAAATGGACAATTGAACGCTACCACCGGGCAATCGATGCTGGGCTGTTTGACGATCAGCCCGTCGAGCTATTGCGCGGAGATATTATCGTTATGCCACCAGAAGGAGAACCCCACGCCTACTACAACAGTGAAGTTGGGGATTATTTGCGGGCGCTGCTGGGCAATCGAGTCAAAATCCGCGAGGCGCACCCCATCACCCTGCCCAATGACTCCGAACCCGCCCCAGATTTGGCAATTGTTAAACCACTGGGAGCAGTCTATCTAGAACACCATCCCTATCCCGACGACATTTTTTGGCTCATTGAGTTCTCAAACACCACCCTCAGTAAAGACCTGAACGAGAAAAAAGCAGTCTACGCCGAAGCCGGTATTGCTGAATATTGGGTGGTAAATCTTAAGGATGGAGAACTCAACGTCTTCCGAGACTTAGACAACAGCTACTACACCGCCGAACAAACCTTCAAAACTGGGGTCGTGTCTCCTCTCGCCTTTCAGGATGTGCAAATTCAGGTGCAACGACTGATGAACCCATACCGATAG
- a CDS encoding Uma2 family endonuclease: protein MTQTPLLNQPSTDQRLIHRGITWQHFKLIQAGFAESPGVRLFYHNGAIEILMPGREHEVFSRLIGFLIGLFCLENSIEFEPTGSMTQEREGEVSAQADESYCFGASKPTPDLAIEVVFTSGGPNKLQRYQALGVPEVWFWQDGLFSLYRLRDTYYEKISRSEIPELATLDIDLLTRCVLIAQTSRLEAATTFRNALKPN from the coding sequence ATGACGCAAACCCCCCTTCTCAATCAGCCCTCTACCGATCAGCGTCTCATTCATAGAGGCATTACCTGGCAACACTTCAAGCTGATTCAAGCAGGTTTTGCTGAGTCTCCTGGTGTCAGGCTGTTCTACCACAATGGCGCGATCGAAATTCTTATGCCTGGACGGGAACACGAAGTTTTTAGTCGGCTCATCGGCTTTCTGATTGGGTTATTCTGTCTGGAAAATAGTATTGAATTTGAACCCACAGGTTCCATGACCCAAGAGCGAGAAGGGGAAGTCTCAGCTCAGGCAGATGAATCCTACTGTTTTGGCGCATCTAAGCCAACTCCTGATCTCGCAATCGAAGTAGTGTTTACCAGTGGTGGTCCCAACAAGCTTCAGCGATATCAGGCGCTTGGAGTACCCGAAGTGTGGTTTTGGCAGGATGGCCTATTCAGCCTCTATCGCTTGCGGGATACTTATTACGAAAAGATTTCCCGTAGCGAGATTCCAGAACTCGCAACTCTCGATATAGATTTGCTCACCCGTTGCGTGTTGATTGCCCAAACGTCTCGGCTAGAGGCAGCAACCACATTTCGCAACGCCCTCAAGCCCAATTAG
- a CDS encoding nucleotidyltransferase family protein, which produces MAEFCQRWRITEFALFGSVLRDDFRSDSDVDVLVTFSANQGWSLLDWVDMKEELKAMFGREVDLADKQGLKNPYRRHEILKTHQVICASE; this is translated from the coding sequence ATTGCTGAGTTTTGCCAACGCTGGAGAATTACAGAGTTTGCACTATTCGGTTCTGTTTTGCGTGACGATTTTCGCTCTGATAGTGATGTCGATGTTTTAGTGACCTTTTCTGCCAATCAGGGTTGGAGTCTGCTTGATTGGGTAGACATGAAGGAAGAGCTTAAAGCCATGTTTGGGCGAGAGGTGGACTTGGCTGATAAGCAAGGGTTGAAAAACCCTTATCGGCGGCATGAGATTTTGAAGACACATCAGGTGATTTGTGCAAGCGAATAA
- a CDS encoding toll/interleukin-1 receptor domain-containing protein, with protein MAMRKYQVAFSFASENRPYVKKVADHLQNSGVDVFYDSFEQVDLWGKDLYSHLDNIYRNRAHYCVIFISEAYGRKTWTNHERKSAQARAFEENQEYILPVRFDDTEIPGIHPTIGYVDLRSTQPQQLAEMIIQKLHRSSFLKDEQTQAILSSSKAQGKTKSAYSSRTQTKTVKFNQEGIGKLPNDCPVVYRILTETGSNNFTGAAKKGEVQERIREHLLSGRKHVPGSKVKIERMSSIESARAKAERIIARTKPKYNGRRK; from the coding sequence ATGGCAATGCGTAAGTATCAAGTTGCATTTTCCTTTGCCAGCGAAAATCGACCATATGTTAAAAAAGTTGCTGATCATTTGCAGAACTCAGGTGTCGATGTCTTCTATGACAGCTTTGAACAGGTTGATCTTTGGGGTAAAGACCTGTATTCACATCTTGATAATATATATCGAAATAGAGCACATTACTGTGTAATATTTATCTCGGAAGCTTACGGAAGAAAGACGTGGACAAATCATGAACGGAAAAGCGCACAAGCTCGTGCTTTTGAGGAAAACCAAGAGTACATACTTCCTGTGCGGTTTGATGATACCGAAATTCCTGGTATTCACCCAACAATCGGTTATGTTGATCTGCGTTCTACTCAACCTCAGCAATTGGCTGAGATGATTATACAAAAGCTTCATCGCTCAAGCTTTTTAAAAGACGAGCAAACTCAAGCTATACTTTCGTCCTCTAAAGCTCAAGGGAAAACAAAGTCTGCTTATTCTTCTAGAACTCAAACAAAAACAGTAAAGTTCAATCAAGAAGGAATAGGTAAGCTACCCAATGATTGCCCAGTTGTATACAGAATTCTGACCGAGACTGGTAGCAACAACTTTACTGGAGCAGCTAAGAAAGGAGAAGTCCAGGAAAGAATTAGAGAGCATTTATTAAGCGGAAGAAAACACGTACCTGGCTCAAAAGTTAAAATCGAAAGAATGTCTAGTATCGAAAGCGCAAGGGCAAAAGCAGAAAGAATCATTGCAAGAACCAAGCCCAAGTATAATGGTCGAAGAAAGTAA
- a CDS encoding toll/interleukin-1 receptor domain-containing protein → MNQNKKYDVALSFAGEDRSYVEMIAGALVARGIKVFYDDDEKTNLWGKNLYEYLIDVYKNRAKYTVIFISANYKNKMWTNHERRAAQARAIGESYEYILPARFDDTEIDSVLSTTGYIDLRKHSPFEVAVLICEKLGQNLFEVKAHSVPSPKSPLLSGEAKFDYSSYNGRFRIGDGHHLFETIWSKASNVRIHCYTDTASIRGVALVPMTVKLNEITQASTLDFTSRVRSPEIGQYLIVQNNHGLYAALKILDIKDNTRSDVADELTFYYWILTAGSDNFSNISDKSPKCVEFDTLTES, encoded by the coding sequence ATGAACCAAAATAAAAAGTACGATGTAGCGTTATCTTTTGCCGGAGAAGACCGCTCCTATGTAGAAATGATCGCTGGCGCGTTGGTAGCGCGAGGAATAAAAGTTTTTTATGACGATGATGAAAAAACTAATCTTTGGGGAAAAAACTTATATGAATATCTGATCGACGTCTATAAGAATAGAGCCAAGTACACTGTCATTTTTATCTCAGCTAACTATAAAAATAAGATGTGGACTAATCATGAACGAAGAGCAGCTCAAGCTAGAGCAATTGGTGAGAGTTACGAGTACATACTTCCTGCTCGATTTGATGATACAGAAATAGATAGCGTTCTTTCTACTACGGGATATATAGATCTAAGAAAGCACTCTCCATTTGAAGTTGCAGTTTTAATTTGTGAGAAGTTAGGCCAAAACTTATTTGAGGTAAAAGCGCATTCTGTTCCATCACCTAAATCTCCTTTACTTTCTGGAGAAGCAAAATTTGACTATTCTAGCTATAACGGAAGATTTCGGATAGGTGATGGTCATCATTTATTTGAAACCATCTGGAGTAAGGCAAGCAATGTCCGCATCCATTGCTATACGGACACTGCAAGTATTAGAGGAGTTGCTCTGGTTCCAATGACAGTAAAATTGAACGAAATTACACAAGCATCAACCCTTGATTTTACTTCACGTGTAAGATCACCTGAAATCGGTCAATATTTGATAGTGCAGAACAATCATGGTCTTTATGCGGCATTAAAAATTCTTGATATAAAGGACAACACTCGCAGTGATGTGGCAGATGAACTCACGTTTTATTACTGGATTCTGACTGCTGGCTCAGATAATTTTTCAAATATATCTGACAAGAGCCCGAAATGCGTGGAATTTGACACATTGACTGAATCGTAA
- a CDS encoding UPF0175 family protein, protein MSLVTPSEIMQASGLSEKDFLLEIILLFQKKKISIGKASKLVGLPLEVSV, encoded by the coding sequence ATGAGTCTGGTGACTCCCAGTGAAATCATGCAAGCAAGTGGGTTATCTGAAAAGGACTTCTTGCTGGAAATCATTCTGTTGTTTCAAAAGAAGAAGATTAGCATCGGCAAAGCTAGCAAATTAGTAGGATTGCCGCTAGAAGTTTCAGTATGA
- a CDS encoding branched-chain amino acid ABC transporter permease produces MDDLPQQLINGLWRGSALALFAMGYTLVFGVLDVLNLAHGATYMIGAFAGWVVVTRLGWPLYLALPVAMVAAGLLAGLLDRLAFKPLRALTTGSLILWLGFVVLLVGLIAGFTDPLRLSVVGLGAAVMIAGLVQDGRAVRPLRQRAVPPLAPMITSIGASTILVSLVRSATNAQQQRFPLDPVASRAYAVLPNVVLTPVQIGVFGVALSLMLALVLLINRTNLGRAIRAIAFNERTARLLGINVDWVVSQTFFLSGALAGAAGVLLGLAFNNLRYDMGNQIELAGLTVIIVGGMGSIGGAALAAFLIGLIQVLSAAYIDSSFRDAITFALLLLMLLVRPSGLFGRGTASRS; encoded by the coding sequence ATGGACGATCTGCCGCAGCAGTTGATAAATGGCCTTTGGCGAGGTAGTGCGCTGGCGCTGTTTGCAATGGGCTACACGCTGGTGTTTGGGGTGCTGGATGTGTTGAATCTGGCCCACGGGGCGACCTATATGATTGGGGCGTTTGCGGGTTGGGTGGTGGTGACTCGGTTGGGGTGGCCGTTGTATTTGGCTTTGCCGGTGGCGATGGTGGCGGCGGGGTTGCTGGCGGGGTTGTTGGATCGGTTGGCTTTTAAGCCTTTGCGGGCTCTGACGACGGGCAGTTTGATTCTGTGGTTAGGTTTTGTGGTGCTGTTGGTGGGGTTAATTGCTGGCTTTACGGACCCGCTGCGTTTGAGTGTGGTGGGTTTGGGGGCGGCGGTGATGATTGCGGGGTTGGTGCAGGATGGGCGAGCGGTGAGGCCTTTGCGTCAGCGAGCGGTGCCACCTCTAGCGCCGATGATTACTTCGATTGGGGCCTCTACGATTTTGGTGAGTCTGGTGCGCAGTGCGACTAATGCGCAGCAGCAGCGCTTTCCGCTGGATCCAGTGGCGAGTCGGGCTTATGCGGTGCTGCCCAATGTGGTGCTGACACCGGTGCAGATTGGGGTGTTTGGCGTGGCGCTGAGTTTGATGCTGGCGTTGGTGCTGCTGATTAACCGCACCAATTTGGGCCGAGCGATTCGCGCAATTGCTTTTAATGAACGCACGGCGCGGCTGTTGGGTATCAATGTTGATTGGGTGGTGTCGCAGACCTTTTTTCTGTCGGGGGCACTGGCAGGCGCGGCGGGGGTGTTGCTGGGTTTGGCGTTCAATAATTTGCGCTATGACATGGGCAATCAGATTGAACTGGCTGGCTTGACGGTCATTATTGTGGGCGGCATGGGCAGCATTGGCGGGGCGGCGCTGGCTGCGTTTTTGATTGGTTTAATTCAGGTGTTGAGTGCTGCTTATATCGACAGTAGTTTCCGCGATGCAATTACGTTTGCGCTGCTGTTGTTGATGTTGCTGGTGCGTCCGAGTGGGTTGTTTGGGCGAGGCACAGCCAGCCGGTCGTGA
- a CDS encoding ABC transporter substrate-binding protein → MNTWRIRRRLFLLMLFASTVAACSTAEAPTTSATGTATGTATNASSAAQVKVGAVWSLSGGAAAYGSPQKQATELAVEEINAKKLLGDRQLVVQIEDDAGDKQQAIAVFDKLINQDKVAAILGPTLSNSAKAADPQAQAAGIPVLAASNTASGIVEIGDFIFRASLPESVVIPNTIKTTQAALGYKKVAVLYGDDDVFTKSGYDVFRKTLTDQGIEVLTTETFKKGDTDFAPQLTKIKGLNPDAIIVSALAEEGANIMVQARQLGIPETVPFIGGNGFNSPKLAEIAGPAANGAISGAAWFVGSTTPGNSEFVQAFKAKYGSEPDQFAAQAYAAVYILANAIKTADSADPKAIQAALAQTKDLDTVLGKFSFDEQGDCLYAPVVQAMKDGQFTLFGS, encoded by the coding sequence ATGAACACCTGGAGGATTCGGCGGCGTCTGTTCTTGTTGATGCTGTTTGCCAGCACCGTGGCGGCTTGCAGTACTGCCGAGGCTCCCACTACTAGCGCCACTGGCACTGCTACTGGCACCGCTACCAATGCCAGCAGTGCTGCTCAAGTGAAAGTCGGGGCGGTCTGGTCGCTGTCTGGTGGTGCTGCTGCCTACGGTTCGCCGCAGAAGCAGGCGACTGAGTTGGCAGTGGAAGAGATCAATGCGAAAAAGCTGCTGGGCGACCGCCAACTGGTGGTGCAGATCGAAGATGATGCTGGCGACAAACAACAGGCCATTGCTGTATTTGACAAGCTGATCAACCAGGACAAAGTTGCGGCCATTCTTGGCCCAACCCTTAGTAACTCTGCCAAAGCGGCTGATCCGCAAGCGCAAGCTGCTGGTATTCCTGTCTTAGCGGCTTCCAATACAGCATCAGGGATTGTAGAAATTGGCGATTTTATCTTCCGCGCCAGCTTGCCAGAATCGGTGGTGATTCCCAACACGATCAAGACCACGCAAGCGGCACTGGGCTATAAAAAAGTCGCGGTTTTGTATGGCGACGATGATGTGTTTACCAAGAGCGGCTATGACGTTTTCAGGAAGACACTGACCGACCAAGGCATCGAGGTTTTGACTACTGAAACCTTTAAGAAGGGAGACACCGATTTCGCACCGCAGTTGACCAAAATCAAAGGCTTAAATCCTGATGCGATTATCGTGTCAGCCCTGGCCGAAGAGGGAGCCAATATTATGGTGCAGGCGCGGCAATTGGGCATTCCGGAGACTGTGCCGTTTATCGGTGGTAACGGCTTTAACTCACCGAAGTTAGCCGAGATTGCGGGACCTGCGGCGAATGGGGCGATTTCGGGTGCGGCCTGGTTTGTCGGCAGCACTACACCGGGCAACTCTGAATTTGTCCAGGCGTTTAAAGCCAAATATGGCAGTGAGCCAGACCAGTTTGCCGCTCAGGCTTATGCTGCTGTTTACATCTTGGCGAATGCGATTAAGACGGCTGATTCTGCAGATCCAAAAGCGATTCAGGCGGCACTAGCACAGACCAAAGATCTGGATACGGTACTAGGCAAATTCTCTTTTGATGAGCAGGGTGATTGTCTCTATGCGCCGGTGGTGCAGGCGATGAAAGATGGGCAGTTTACGCTGTTTGGGAGTTGA
- the gyrB gene encoding DNA topoisomerase (ATP-hydrolyzing) subunit B gives MTSSYSAEQIQVLEGLEPVRKRPGMYIGSTGPRGLHHLVYEVVDNSVDEALGGYCTHIEVSINAEGSVTVTDDGRGIPTDVHPKTGKSALETVMTVLHAGGKFGSGGYKVSGGLHGVGVSVVNALSEWVEVTVWRGGKQFMQRYERGVAAAELKTKNIGGDRHGTQVTFKPDTEIFTETVEFDYTTLAARLRELAYLNAGVRITFTDLRIDKPREEVYCYEGGIREYVAYMTSEKQPIHEEIIYVQGERNNVQVEVAFQWCVDSYNDTLLGFANNIHTKEGGTHIEGLKAVLTRTFNTIARKRNKLKEHDANLAGENVREGLTGVISVKVPDPEFEGQTKTKLGNTEVRGIVESLVGEVLTEYLDFHPNVADAILEKAIQAFNAAEAARRARELVRRKSALESSTLPGKLADCSSRDPSESEIYIVEGDSAGGSAKQGRDRRFQAILPLRGKILNIEKTEDSKIYKNTEIQALITALGLGIKGEEFNVSQLRYHRIVLMTDADVDGAHIRTLLLTFFYRYQRDLVDQGYIYIACPPLYKLERGRSHVYCYSDRELQRRIAEFPANANYTIQRFKGLGEMMPQQLWDTTMNPETRTFKRVAVDDAAEADRIFTILMGDRVAPRREFIETYGSKLALADLDI, from the coding sequence ATGACCAGTAGCTATAGCGCTGAGCAGATTCAGGTTCTAGAAGGTCTGGAGCCTGTTCGTAAGCGGCCCGGTATGTACATTGGCTCTACAGGGCCAAGAGGGCTGCATCACTTAGTTTATGAGGTGGTGGATAACAGTGTCGATGAAGCGCTCGGCGGCTACTGTACCCACATCGAAGTCAGCATCAACGCCGAGGGCTCTGTCACCGTTACCGATGACGGTCGCGGTATCCCCACTGATGTTCACCCCAAGACCGGTAAGTCAGCACTAGAGACGGTAATGACCGTGCTGCACGCGGGTGGTAAGTTTGGTAGCGGCGGCTATAAGGTCTCTGGCGGCTTGCACGGCGTCGGTGTGTCCGTCGTTAATGCCCTCTCCGAGTGGGTAGAGGTCACTGTTTGGCGCGGCGGCAAGCAGTTTATGCAACGCTACGAGCGGGGTGTAGCGGCAGCAGAACTCAAGACTAAAAATATCGGCGGTGACCGCCACGGCACCCAGGTCACCTTCAAGCCTGATACCGAGATCTTCACCGAAACGGTCGAGTTTGACTACACAACCCTGGCGGCCCGTCTGCGTGAGCTGGCCTATCTAAACGCAGGTGTCAGAATCACCTTTACTGACCTGCGCATCGATAAGCCCCGCGAAGAGGTCTACTGCTACGAGGGCGGCATCCGCGAATATGTCGCCTACATGACCAGCGAGAAGCAGCCCATCCACGAAGAGATCATCTACGTGCAGGGTGAGCGCAACAATGTGCAGGTCGAGGTGGCCTTCCAGTGGTGCGTGGACTCCTACAACGACACGTTGCTAGGCTTCGCCAACAACATCCACACCAAAGAAGGCGGCACCCACATTGAGGGGCTGAAAGCGGTTCTGACCCGCACCTTCAATACCATTGCTCGCAAGCGCAACAAGCTCAAGGAACACGACGCTAACCTGGCGGGCGAGAACGTGCGCGAGGGACTAACCGGCGTGATCTCGGTGAAGGTGCCTGACCCCGAGTTCGAGGGCCAAACCAAGACCAAGCTGGGCAATACCGAAGTGCGCGGCATTGTTGAGTCGCTGGTGGGCGAAGTGCTCACCGAGTACCTCGACTTCCATCCCAATGTGGCCGATGCCATTTTGGAGAAGGCAATCCAGGCGTTTAACGCCGCAGAGGCTGCTCGTCGCGCCCGTGAGTTAGTTCGACGCAAGTCGGCACTAGAATCTTCGACCCTGCCCGGTAAGCTGGCTGATTGCAGCTCCCGCGACCCGAGTGAGTCCGAGATCTATATTGTGGAAGGCGATAGCGCGGGCGGTAGCGCCAAGCAAGGTCGCGACCGACGCTTCCAAGCAATTCTGCCCTTGCGCGGCAAGATCCTCAATATCGAGAAAACCGAAGACTCTAAGATCTACAAGAACACCGAAATCCAGGCGCTGATTACGGCCTTGGGTCTGGGTATCAAGGGCGAAGAGTTCAACGTCTCGCAACTGCGTTATCACCGCATTGTGCTGATGACTGACGCTGACGTGGACGGGGCTCACATTCGCACCCTGTTGTTGACCTTCTTCTATCGCTATCAACGCGACTTAGTAGATCAGGGTTACATCTATATTGCTTGCCCTCCTCTCTATAAGTTGGAGCGGGGCCGGTCCCACGTCTATTGCTACAGCGACCGCGAATTGCAGCGACGCATTGCGGAGTTCCCTGCTAATGCTAACTACACGATTCAGCGCTTTAAGGGCTTAGGTGAAATGATGCCGCAGCAACTCTGGGATACCACGATGAATCCAGAGACGCGCACGTTTAAACGGGTCGCAGTTGACGATGCTGCCGAGGCCGACCGGATCTTCACGATTCTGATGGGCGACCGGGTGGCACCACGCCGCGAGTTCATCGAAACCTATGGTTCTAAGCTGGCTCTAGCTGACCTTGATATTTAA
- the miaA gene encoding tRNA (adenosine(37)-N6)-dimethylallyltransferase MiaA yields the protein MDQVKKWHPEQPGLVVIVGPTASGKTALAIEVARHLSTVVLSADSRQIYRHFDIGTAKPSVEERQQVPHYLIDIAEPTQTLTLSQYQEQAQALIAQCHAQGQTPVLAGGTGLYIRAVVNGLKIPRVPPHPELRRQLTALGQTMLYPMLQQVDPASAERIHANDLVRTLRALEVFYVTGVPLTQQQGESPPAYPILQLGLDCTDLEVRIRQRTHTMLQQGWLEEVQQLRQRYGADLPLFETLGYREMSQYLDSKLSLTEAQELTVIATRQFAKRQRTWFRADPRIQWFQSDSSDLMTEVIKLL from the coding sequence ATGGATCAAGTCAAAAAATGGCATCCTGAGCAGCCTGGCCTCGTCGTGATCGTCGGCCCTACAGCTAGTGGTAAAACGGCACTAGCAATCGAGGTTGCACGCCACCTGAGTACAGTTGTCCTCAGCGCGGACTCACGGCAGATCTACCGGCACTTCGATATTGGCACCGCTAAACCTAGCGTTGAGGAGCGCCAGCAGGTGCCGCACTATTTAATTGATATTGCTGAGCCGACCCAAACTCTGACCCTTTCGCAATACCAAGAACAGGCCCAAGCCCTGATTGCGCAGTGCCATGCTCAGGGCCAAACGCCGGTTCTGGCTGGTGGGACGGGGCTCTATATTCGCGCTGTGGTGAATGGGCTGAAAATTCCCCGCGTGCCCCCACACCCGGAGTTGCGGCGACAGCTGACAGCACTGGGCCAGACTATGCTTTATCCGATGCTGCAACAGGTTGATCCGGCTAGTGCAGAGCGCATTCACGCTAATGACCTGGTGCGCACGCTGCGGGCACTAGAGGTGTTTTACGTAACTGGCGTCCCCTTAACGCAGCAACAGGGCGAGTCGCCACCGGCTTACCCGATTTTGCAGCTTGGCCTGGATTGCACTGACCTAGAGGTTCGAATCCGGCAACGCACCCATACCATGTTGCAACAGGGCTGGCTAGAGGAAGTTCAGCAGTTGCGGCAGCGCTACGGAGCCGATCTGCCTTTGTTCGAGACCTTGGGCTATCGGGAAATGAGCCAGTATCTCGACAGCAAGCTCAGCCTGACAGAGGCGCAAGAACTCACGGTTATTGCAACTCGCCAATTTGCCAAGCGGCAGCGCACCTGGTTTCGAGCTGACCCACGCATTCAGTGGTTTCAGAGCGATTCGAGCGACCTTATGACTGAGGTGATCAAACTTCTGTAA